One genomic region from Nostoc sphaeroides encodes:
- a CDS encoding phosphate ABC transporter ATP-binding protein — protein MSKLIPAIRVKNFSFSYDGQKIVEGVSMDIYQNQVTAIIGSSGCGKSTFLKSLNRMSELEGDVKVEGKIEFFGQSIYERRVNINRLRRQVSMVFPKPNLFPMSVYDNVAYGVKLVGWHPKVELDGIVESAIKAAELWDEVKNKLHKSALELSGGQQQRLCIARALAVKPNVLLMDEPCSGLDPVGSMKVEHLIHNLRSEVTIVMVTHNMQQVTRLSDFTAFFCSNENRITQMVEFGTTNKIFTNPVDYRTRDYVFARVS, from the coding sequence ATGAGTAAACTAATTCCAGCCATCAGAGTCAAAAACTTCAGCTTCTCTTACGACGGTCAAAAGATAGTTGAAGGCGTGTCAATGGATATTTACCAAAACCAAGTCACGGCAATTATTGGTTCTAGTGGTTGTGGCAAGTCTACTTTTCTTAAATCATTAAATCGCATGAGTGAATTAGAAGGAGATGTGAAAGTTGAAGGAAAAATAGAATTTTTTGGACAGAGTATTTATGAGCGTCGTGTCAACATCAATCGCTTACGTCGCCAAGTTAGTATGGTTTTTCCCAAACCAAATCTTTTTCCCATGAGCGTTTACGATAATGTCGCTTATGGGGTGAAATTAGTTGGATGGCATCCGAAAGTAGAATTAGATGGAATCGTTGAATCTGCCATCAAAGCTGCCGAACTTTGGGATGAAGTAAAAAATAAGCTGCACAAATCTGCTTTAGAGCTTTCTGGCGGCCAACAACAAAGACTATGTATTGCGCGTGCTTTAGCAGTCAAACCGAATGTTCTCTTAATGGATGAACCTTGTTCAGGTCTTGATCCTGTCGGTAGTATGAAAGTTGAGCATCTGATTCATAACTTGCGCTCTGAGGTGACAATTGTGATGGTTACTCACAATATGCAGCAAGTTACTCGCCTATCTGATTTTACAGCTTTCTTTTGCAGTAATGAAAATCGCATTACTCAAATGGTTGAATTTGGTACTACAAATAAAATCTTTACTAACCCCGTGGATTATCGCACCCGTGACTATGTTTTCGCCCGCGTTAGTTGA
- a CDS encoding DUF975 domain-containing protein, which yields MSESFGSPGQIQPLSVGNVVSAAVRLYRSHLKDYFLLALKAYVWVLVPVYGWAKFYALSALISRLAFGELVNQPESISSGQRYVNSRLWQFLVTMLLMFLIGMGIGLGVVVLFVLFGLLSAFVGLGQQGNPATYILIVLLTIVVSIAAIVVVLWLLTRFYLVDVPLAIEDNVDGTSTISRSWELTQGHVWRILFISFVAFLITIPAQIVLQILSAVIQGIFLPLINNNSAIFAPILAVFILALSFSTGAIILPFWQAIKAVIYYDMRSRREGLGLQLRDREI from the coding sequence ATGTCTGAAAGCTTTGGATCTCCCGGTCAGATACAACCCTTAAGTGTTGGGAATGTAGTGAGTGCTGCTGTGCGGTTGTATCGTTCTCATCTGAAAGATTATTTTTTACTAGCACTGAAAGCTTACGTATGGGTACTGGTTCCAGTTTATGGATGGGCTAAGTTTTATGCCCTTTCAGCGCTGATTTCTCGTTTGGCCTTTGGCGAGTTGGTCAATCAACCCGAAAGTATTTCGTCAGGTCAGCGTTACGTCAATTCTCGATTGTGGCAGTTTTTAGTCACAATGCTGTTAATGTTTCTGATCGGTATGGGAATTGGTTTAGGTGTTGTAGTTTTATTTGTCTTGTTTGGTTTGTTATCAGCGTTTGTAGGGTTAGGGCAGCAAGGAAATCCAGCTACTTATATTCTCATTGTTCTCCTTACCATTGTGGTGAGTATTGCGGCAATTGTGGTAGTTTTATGGCTTCTGACGCGATTCTATTTAGTAGATGTGCCCCTTGCCATTGAAGACAATGTTGATGGTACATCAACTATTAGCCGTAGCTGGGAATTGACTCAAGGTCACGTCTGGCGGATTTTATTTATCTCATTTGTAGCCTTTTTGATCACAATACCTGCTCAAATTGTTCTTCAGATTCTTTCTGCTGTGATTCAGGGTATTTTCTTGCCCTTAATAAATAATAATTCTGCTATTTTTGCTCCGATTTTGGCTGTGTTTATCCTTGCGTTAAGTTTTAGTACTGGTGCAATAATTTTGCCATTTTGGCAAGCAATTAAAGCTGTTATTTACTATGACATGCGGAGTCGTCGTGAAGGGTTAGGCTTGCAGTTACGCGATCGCGAAATTTAA
- a CDS encoding RDD family protein, which yields MHLFNNVKFNTPESVELEFTLAGIGNRAWALLIDYHVLAVIWVGFFTVWSIVSVQLGDFWVDIFGTGVTLWLIAIAFLVSFILYVGYFVIFETLWFGQTPGKRVAKIRVVRDDGRLIGLQQATLRALLRPFDETLFIGAFLIMLSRREKRLGDLAAGTIVIQAQTSTASATLTISEQAKGFHEQLIEIADLSQLMPDDFAVIREYLQRRGAMSLKARASLSLKLAEQVKAIINLENFPEAVTPDVFLEAVYLVYQQPEF from the coding sequence ATGCACCTGTTCAATAATGTTAAATTTAATACTCCAGAAAGCGTAGAACTAGAATTTACTCTGGCTGGAATCGGAAATCGTGCTTGGGCTTTGCTCATTGACTATCACGTTTTGGCTGTGATTTGGGTGGGATTTTTCACAGTTTGGTCTATCGTTTCAGTCCAGTTAGGAGATTTTTGGGTAGATATTTTCGGTACCGGAGTGACTTTATGGTTGATAGCGATCGCATTCCTTGTCAGTTTTATTCTTTACGTAGGATACTTTGTAATTTTTGAAACTTTATGGTTTGGGCAAACCCCTGGTAAACGGGTTGCTAAAATTCGCGTGGTTCGAGATGATGGTAGACTCATCGGGCTACAACAAGCAACGCTACGTGCTTTACTGCGACCCTTTGATGAAACTTTGTTTATTGGCGCTTTTTTAATTATGTTGAGTCGTCGAGAAAAGCGTTTAGGTGATTTAGCTGCTGGCACAATTGTAATTCAAGCCCAAACATCCACTGCATCCGCGACATTGACAATTTCAGAACAGGCAAAAGGATTTCATGAGCAGTTAATCGAAATTGCTGATTTATCGCAATTGATGCCAGATGATTTTGCTGTGATTCGTGAGTATTTACAAAGACGTGGTGCAATGTCGTTAAAGGCAAGAGCATCACTATCTCTAAAGTTAGCCGAGCAAGTTAAAGCTATTATTAATTTAGAAAACTTCCCAGAAGCTGTTACACCTGATGTGTTTTTAGAAGCTGTTTATCTTGTTTATCAACAACCGGAATTTTAG
- the pstA gene encoding phosphate ABC transporter permease PstA, protein MSGYIQSETDESLARELCSPLATERVIFTYTMNAIAFGFTGLALIPLLSILWEIFVRGISGLKSEMFIKAVIDNGFGNAILGTIIMVVIGAILSIPTGVMTGIFLAEFGQTNSIASIVRFISSILTGVPSIVVGVFAYGVIVLVTKGFSAIAGGFALAVIMLPVIILTTEESLKLIPTSQRLASAALGGTRFQTTLRIVVTAAIPGITTGILLAVARAAGETAPLIFTALFSLDWSEGLLSPTASLPVLIFNLYNDPDPQKSQLVWTTSIVLLGLILCVSIISRLVIRQRRLK, encoded by the coding sequence ATGAGTGGTTATATCCAGTCAGAAACTGATGAATCTCTGGCGAGAGAATTATGCAGTCCTCTGGCAACAGAGCGAGTAATATTTACATATACAATGAATGCGATCGCCTTTGGTTTTACAGGTCTAGCACTAATTCCTTTATTATCAATTTTGTGGGAAATCTTCGTTCGGGGAATATCTGGGCTGAAATCAGAAATGTTTATCAAAGCAGTTATTGATAATGGCTTTGGTAATGCCATCTTAGGAACCATAATCATGGTGGTAATTGGTGCTATTTTAAGCATTCCCACAGGGGTAATGACAGGAATTTTCTTAGCAGAATTTGGTCAAACCAACTCAATTGCTAGTATTGTTCGTTTTATCAGCAGTATTCTAACAGGCGTGCCTTCAATAGTTGTAGGCGTATTTGCTTACGGTGTAATAGTTTTGGTAACTAAAGGATTTAGTGCGATCGCAGGCGGTTTTGCTTTAGCCGTGATTATGCTACCTGTAATTATACTGACAACAGAAGAATCCTTAAAACTGATTCCCACATCTCAACGTCTAGCCTCTGCTGCTTTAGGCGGAACTCGCTTCCAAACTACCCTTCGCATTGTTGTCACTGCTGCAATTCCTGGAATTACTACAGGCATTTTATTAGCTGTAGCTCGTGCTGCTGGTGAAACAGCACCCTTAATTTTTACCGCTTTATTTAGTCTAGATTGGTCAGAAGGATTATTAAGTCCAACAGCTTCTTTACCAGTATTAATTTTTAACCTCTACAACGACCCCGACCCGCAAAAAAGCCAATTAGTCTGGACTACTTCTATAGTTCTACTTGGCTTAATTTTGTGTGTCAGTATTATCTCTCGCTTAGTTATTAGACAGAGAAGACTAAAGTAA
- the pstS gene encoding phosphate ABC transporter substrate-binding protein PstS — translation MIFSTTILNRVVATSVVTTSVALSPFFGAIAQAQTLNGAGATFPAPLYERYAREVKKKYPDLKINYQAIGSGGGIRQVTAGTVDFGGSDAAMKDDEIAKVKNGVILVPTAGGAVSVVYNLPGVNDLKLSRATLPAIFSGQITKWDDAKIKADNPGVNLPNQTIKFAVRADSSGTTFIFTNHLSAISGYFKGRVGANTAPKWNLPNVLKGKGNPGVAALVSRTPGSIGYVEYSYAVQNNLKSALVQNKRGEFVAPSLQSANAALATVTFPNNYRVFIGDPGQGYPIVGLTWMMVYKQYANASKADAIKKWINWVLKDGQQYNDDLNYTRIPSDVANRVLQTVNSSVKP, via the coding sequence ATGATTTTTTCGACCACCATCTTGAATCGTGTCGTCGCTACTTCAGTGGTGACAACTTCTGTTGCACTTAGTCCATTTTTTGGTGCGATCGCACAAGCTCAAACTCTCAATGGTGCAGGAGCAACTTTTCCGGCTCCGCTTTACGAACGCTATGCTCGTGAAGTGAAAAAGAAGTATCCAGACTTGAAAATTAACTACCAAGCAATAGGTAGCGGCGGCGGTATTCGTCAAGTCACTGCTGGAACCGTTGACTTTGGTGGTAGTGATGCTGCAATGAAAGATGATGAAATCGCTAAAGTCAAGAACGGTGTAATCTTAGTACCCACAGCAGGCGGTGCTGTTTCTGTTGTTTACAATCTTCCGGGCGTTAATGATCTTAAATTGTCCCGCGCTACACTACCAGCAATTTTCTCAGGTCAAATTACCAAATGGGATGACGCAAAAATTAAAGCTGATAATCCAGGTGTCAATTTACCAAATCAAACAATTAAATTTGCTGTTCGCGCTGATAGTAGCGGTACAACTTTTATTTTCACCAATCACTTAAGTGCCATTAGCGGTTATTTTAAAGGCAGAGTTGGAGCTAACACTGCTCCAAAATGGAATCTGCCAAACGTCCTCAAAGGCAAAGGCAACCCAGGCGTAGCTGCTTTGGTATCTCGCACTCCCGGTTCTATTGGTTATGTAGAATATAGCTACGCTGTCCAAAATAACCTGAAATCAGCACTGGTACAAAATAAGAGAGGAGAATTTGTTGCTCCTTCTTTACAATCTGCAAATGCAGCTTTAGCAACTGTAACTTTCCCAAACAACTACCGCGTTTTTATAGGAGATCCAGGACAAGGTTATCCGATCGTCGGTCTTACTTGGATGATGGTTTACAAACAGTATGCTAATGCTTCTAAAGCTGATGCTATAAAAAAATGGATTAATTGGGTATTGAAAGACGGTCAACAGTATAACGATGACCTTAACTACACCAGAATTCCATCTGATGTGGCAAATCGGGTACTTCAGACAGTAAATAGCTCTGTCAAGCCTTAA
- a CDS encoding DUF4168 domain-containing protein yields the protein MKKISDLFSRSSRKRILSQSFFFGAIATVGLISNPFSLSSKAYGQTATPIANNTQIDSYAQAVLAMEPARQNAFEEIKKLIGDGEIPKIVCNDSNSINGLPRKAQDIAVNYCTRSQKIVQDNGLSIDQFNKITIELQNNNILKRQVYNSLLRLQKTPDSP from the coding sequence ATGAAGAAAATTTCTGATTTATTTTCCCGATCTAGCCGAAAGCGAATCCTTTCGCAATCATTCTTTTTCGGCGCGATCGCTACTGTGGGTCTAATTTCCAACCCTTTCTCATTGAGTTCAAAAGCTTATGGTCAAACTGCAACACCAATAGCTAACAATACTCAAATCGACAGCTATGCTCAAGCTGTGCTAGCAATGGAGCCAGCCCGTCAAAATGCCTTTGAAGAAATTAAAAAACTTATTGGTGATGGAGAAATTCCCAAGATTGTTTGTAACGATTCTAACAGTATAAATGGTCTTCCTAGAAAGGCTCAGGATATCGCAGTAAATTACTGTACCCGCTCTCAAAAAATTGTCCAAGATAACGGTTTGAGTATTGATCAGTTCAACAAGATTACTATAGAACTACAAAACAATAATATCTTAAAACGGCAGGTTTACAATAGCTTATTACGCCTGCAAAAAACTCCTGACTCTCCGTAG
- the pstC gene encoding phosphate ABC transporter permease subunit PstC, whose protein sequence is MANSSEPADRNSSDDLNQGDEDFNLTAIGGTNLWFDQGFTRLVYFFAAITVAVLFLMSWVISHEALPAIKQFGLGFLWSQDWDTGNQLFGALPYIYGTLVSSAIAILFAVPIGIAVALVTSENFLPPSLRTTLAFVVELIAAIPSVIIGLWAIFVFIPVLEPLQKWLASTFKWIPLFNTEDPSGTNILTAGIILAIMILPTMAAITRDVLMAIPKELRSASMALGGTRWETIFRVLLPAGFSGIVSAAMLALGRALGETMAVTMVIGNSAQISASLLNPGYTIPSVLANEFAEAEPGLHIGALSYLALILFGLTLAVNIGAVLLVKWVGRKNK, encoded by the coding sequence ATGGCAAATTCATCGGAACCAGCCGACAGAAATTCATCAGATGATTTAAATCAAGGTGATGAAGATTTTAATCTAACAGCTATTGGCGGCACAAATTTATGGTTTGACCAAGGTTTTACACGGCTAGTATACTTTTTTGCCGCGATTACAGTTGCAGTGCTATTTTTGATGAGTTGGGTAATTTCACACGAAGCTCTACCAGCCATTAAGCAGTTTGGATTGGGGTTTTTGTGGAGCCAAGATTGGGATACAGGTAATCAGCTTTTTGGTGCATTACCCTATATTTATGGAACTTTGGTAAGTAGTGCGATCGCTATTTTATTCGCTGTCCCAATTGGCATAGCAGTAGCCCTAGTTACGAGTGAAAATTTCTTACCTCCATCGCTCCGAACTACCCTAGCATTTGTTGTTGAATTAATTGCAGCTATTCCTAGTGTCATTATTGGTTTGTGGGCAATTTTTGTTTTTATTCCAGTTCTAGAACCTCTACAAAAATGGCTAGCTAGCACTTTTAAATGGATACCACTATTTAATACAGAAGACCCTTCTGGGACTAATATTTTGACTGCTGGAATTATTCTAGCCATCATGATTTTGCCCACAATGGCAGCAATTACTCGTGATGTTTTAATGGCTATCCCTAAAGAATTACGTAGCGCATCTATGGCTTTGGGTGGTACTCGTTGGGAAACAATTTTTCGGGTTTTGCTACCAGCTGGATTTTCTGGAATAGTGAGTGCAGCAATGCTCGCCTTGGGACGTGCTTTGGGTGAAACAATGGCTGTCACTATGGTAATTGGTAACTCTGCTCAAATCAGTGCTTCTTTACTCAATCCAGGTTATACAATTCCCTCTGTATTAGCTAATGAATTTGCCGAAGCTGAACCGGGTTTGCATATAGGCGCTTTAAGTTATTTGGCGTTGATTTTGTTTGGGTTAACTCTAGCTGTAAATATTGGCGCTGTCCTCTTGGTTAAATGGGTTGGCAGGAAAAATAAATAG
- a CDS encoding stage II sporulation protein M — protein MNIQRWIARREPNWQRLDALLRQIEKKGLKSLRAAEIRELASLYRSVAADLARARTQQIGNTLIQSLQSLTTRAYTQIYQGSRRQEWQAILKFYQWGLPSVVQKTFAYIAAATALFLIGALVAWWYSWQNPSFMPLIVPESLITKVRDEHKLWMGSIVGVEPLASSSIMINNLSVSFGAVAGGMTAGLYTVYLMVFNGLLIGAVGTLVGQNNLAYPFWAFVFPHGSLELPAIFFAGGAGFLLARAILFPGKYRRGDALKFYGSQAVQLVFGIVPMLVIAGAIEGFFSPNPSVPDAIKYLAGMGLFVLLVLYSSRKKT, from the coding sequence ATGAATATTCAACGTTGGATTGCGCGACGAGAACCAAATTGGCAGCGTCTGGATGCCCTATTAAGGCAGATAGAAAAAAAAGGGTTAAAGTCCTTAAGGGCAGCAGAAATTAGAGAGTTAGCGAGTTTGTATCGTTCAGTAGCGGCAGATTTGGCCCGGGCCCGCACTCAGCAAATCGGCAACACTTTGATACAAAGTTTACAATCTTTAACAACTCGTGCCTATACGCAGATTTACCAAGGTTCGCGGCGACAGGAATGGCAGGCAATTCTAAAATTTTACCAATGGGGATTACCCTCTGTAGTTCAGAAAACATTTGCATATATTGCTGCTGCAACGGCGCTGTTTCTAATAGGGGCATTAGTGGCTTGGTGGTATTCTTGGCAAAACCCTAGCTTTATGCCTTTGATCGTACCTGAAAGTTTGATTACCAAGGTGCGAGATGAGCATAAATTATGGATGGGGTCAATTGTCGGCGTTGAACCTCTGGCATCCAGCAGTATCATGATCAATAACCTATCGGTGTCCTTTGGTGCTGTCGCCGGTGGCATGACTGCTGGGCTATACACAGTCTATTTGATGGTTTTTAATGGCTTATTGATTGGTGCTGTTGGCACTTTAGTGGGCCAAAATAATCTGGCTTATCCTTTTTGGGCGTTTGTGTTTCCACATGGTTCTTTGGAATTACCCGCCATCTTTTTTGCTGGCGGTGCAGGATTTTTATTAGCAAGAGCAATTTTATTTCCTGGTAAATATCGGCGTGGGGATGCACTGAAATTTTACGGTTCTCAGGCGGTGCAGCTAGTATTTGGGATTGTACCAATGTTGGTTATTGCTGGTGCGATCGAAGGTTTCTTTTCGCCTAATCCCAGCGTACCTGATGCAATTAAATATTTGGCAGGAATGGGATTGTTTGTACTTTTGGTGCTGTATTCTAGCCGCAAGAAAACTTGA
- the holA gene encoding DNA polymerase III subunit delta encodes MPIYVYWGEDDFAMEKAIAMLRDRVLDPQWISFNYTAFTPDQADAAIQGLNQVMTPTFGAGGRLVWLINTTLCQHCPENVLAELVRSLKVIPENSFLLLTSRNKPDERLKSTKLLKQFATEFREFPLIPPWKTELLVQSVNQAAHTVGVKLTANTAQLLAESVGNDTRLLYNELEKLRLYAQGSNKPLDTDTVTKLVRNTTQNSLQLAAAIRTGDTPKALTTLADLSNASEPGLRIVATLIGQFRTWLWVKIMIESGERNQQAIAIAADIGNPKRLYFLQQEIKLLSVQQLISCLPLLLELEVSLKQGASEIPTLQTKIIELCQVCRRN; translated from the coding sequence ATGCCAATTTATGTTTACTGGGGTGAGGATGATTTTGCTATGGAAAAGGCGATCGCTATGCTGCGCGATCGCGTCCTTGATCCCCAATGGATTAGTTTTAATTACACTGCATTTACCCCTGATCAAGCTGATGCTGCTATCCAGGGGTTAAATCAGGTCATGACACCCACTTTTGGGGCTGGTGGGCGCTTGGTATGGCTGATAAATACTACTTTGTGCCAGCACTGTCCAGAGAATGTGTTGGCAGAACTGGTGCGATCGCTAAAAGTCATTCCCGAAAACTCATTTTTATTGCTCACCAGCCGCAACAAGCCAGATGAACGCCTCAAATCCACAAAATTGTTAAAACAATTTGCTACCGAATTCCGAGAATTTCCCCTCATTCCCCCTTGGAAAACCGAATTGCTGGTGCAATCTGTTAATCAAGCAGCTCATACTGTGGGTGTAAAACTAACTGCCAATACTGCCCAGTTGTTGGCAGAATCTGTAGGAAATGATACACGATTACTCTACAATGAGTTAGAGAAACTGCGGCTATATGCCCAAGGTAGCAACAAGCCTTTAGACACAGATACGGTTACGAAGTTAGTCAGAAATACTACCCAAAATAGTTTACAATTAGCGGCAGCAATCAGAACAGGAGATACACCTAAAGCTTTGACGACACTGGCAGATTTGAGCAATGCTTCCGAGCCGGGATTACGGATAGTTGCCACGCTGATTGGACAATTTCGTACATGGCTGTGGGTGAAGATTATGATAGAAAGTGGGGAACGCAATCAACAAGCGATCGCTATTGCTGCTGATATCGGTAATCCCAAACGGCTCTACTTCTTACAGCAAGAAATCAAACTTCTTTCTGTGCAACAGTTAATCTCTTGCTTACCCCTACTATTGGAATTAGAAGTGAGTCTCAAGCAAGGAGCATCAGAAATACCAACACTCCAGACTAAAATCATCGAACTTTGTCAAGTATGCCGAAGGAATTGA
- a CDS encoding type II toxin-antitoxin system VapC family toxin: MKISDALANVSRLFLDTAPVIYFVERNPQFVDLVDPIFERLSTDITAVASGITLSECLVGAIRLGLADLEQAFVDVLQQEQVVFVEINAAIAREAARIRVRYNLQLPDALQVAAAIIAGCEAFLTNDAALKRVMELRVLVVCELESENP; the protein is encoded by the coding sequence ATGAAGATTAGTGATGCATTAGCAAATGTTTCTCGCTTGTTTCTCGATACAGCACCCGTAATTTATTTTGTAGAACGCAATCCGCAGTTTGTGGATTTAGTCGATCCAATTTTTGAGCGATTGTCAACTGATATTACAGCAGTAGCATCTGGGATAACGTTATCAGAGTGCTTGGTAGGTGCTATACGTCTGGGGTTAGCTGACTTAGAGCAAGCTTTTGTCGATGTGTTGCAACAAGAACAAGTGGTTTTTGTGGAGATTAATGCTGCTATTGCGCGAGAAGCTGCGAGAATTCGGGTGCGCTACAACCTTCAGTTACCCGATGCATTGCAGGTGGCGGCGGCAATAATTGCTGGTTGTGAAGCGTTTTTGACCAATGATGCAGCTTTGAAGCGGGTGATGGAGTTAAGGGTTTTGGTGGTGTGTGAGTTGGAAAGCGAGAACCCGTAA
- the pstB gene encoding phosphate ABC transporter ATP-binding protein PstB, with amino-acid sequence MSNLIPAIKVKNISFYYGTTKAIEKVSIDIYQKKVTAIIGPSGCGKSTFIKILNRISELEGPVKVEGDVEFFGQNIYAPRVNINRLRRQIGMVFQKPNPFPISIYENVAYGMRIAGRYSKVELDEIVESALHSAALWDEVKDKLDKSALGLSGGQQQRLCIARALAVKPKVLLMDEPCSALDPIATMKVEELLHSLQSELTIAIVTHNMQQATRVSDFTAFFSTDESRIGQMVEFGATEQIFNNPLDPRTRDYISGRFG; translated from the coding sequence ATGAGTAACTTAATTCCAGCTATCAAAGTTAAAAATATTAGCTTTTACTATGGCACAACAAAAGCGATCGAAAAAGTGTCAATAGATATTTATCAAAAGAAAGTAACCGCAATTATTGGCCCTAGTGGTTGTGGTAAATCTACCTTCATCAAAATTCTGAATCGCATTAGCGAATTAGAAGGGCCTGTGAAAGTTGAAGGAGATGTAGAATTTTTTGGTCAAAATATTTATGCTCCCCGTGTCAACATCAATCGGTTACGCCGCCAAATTGGTATGGTGTTCCAAAAACCCAATCCTTTCCCGATAAGCATTTACGAAAATGTTGCCTACGGTATGAGGATAGCAGGCAGGTATTCAAAAGTAGAATTAGATGAAATTGTCGAATCTGCACTTCACAGCGCTGCTCTTTGGGATGAAGTGAAAGATAAGTTGGATAAATCAGCATTAGGGCTTTCTGGTGGTCAACAACAAAGATTATGTATTGCCCGTGCTTTAGCAGTCAAGCCAAAAGTTCTGCTGATGGATGAGCCTTGCTCGGCTCTTGACCCCATCGCTACCATGAAAGTTGAAGAACTACTCCATAGTTTGCAGTCTGAATTGACAATTGCGATCGTTACCCATAACATGCAGCAAGCCACTCGCGTCTCTGATTTTACGGCTTTCTTTAGCACCGATGAAAGTCGGATTGGTCAAATGGTTGAATTTGGCGCTACAGAGCAAATCTTTAACAACCCACTAGACCCCCGTACCCGCGACTACATTTCAGGACGTTTCGGTTAA
- a CDS encoding DUF1868 domain-containing protein: MDDNYQTYLNRLARLTLPEAYRSQVQHIQESSKFQPHSGLRQAASFPGYTLITPPAGEESPNSAFYDKLQTYQQELLQLPVSRDLIVPLPPASFHMTLADLIWDNAYLDACEKNPKFDQELHSCLAETFQQYQQLMTNRSHPIKWQMLGLILMPRAVAVCLVPQDQRCYEEIIKFRRTIYQNPKLIALGIEQHYHFTAHVTLAYFGEVSSDLDRTSFSTMLSELNDQWLLNLPEFLINRVELRKFDNMTRYYREPDWPILDF; encoded by the coding sequence TTGGACGACAACTATCAAACTTACTTAAATCGGTTAGCACGGCTGACGCTGCCAGAAGCCTACAGATCCCAAGTCCAGCATATCCAGGAATCTTCTAAATTTCAGCCACATTCTGGGTTGAGACAAGCAGCGTCCTTTCCTGGCTATACGCTAATTACCCCGCCAGCAGGAGAAGAATCGCCAAATTCTGCTTTCTATGACAAATTACAGACTTACCAACAGGAACTTTTGCAGTTGCCTGTAAGCCGTGATTTGATTGTGCCTCTACCTCCTGCTAGCTTCCACATGACTTTAGCAGATTTAATTTGGGACAATGCTTACCTTGACGCTTGCGAAAAAAATCCCAAATTTGACCAGGAGTTACACTCTTGTTTAGCCGAAACCTTTCAGCAATATCAACAATTGATGACAAACAGGAGTCATCCGATTAAATGGCAAATGCTGGGACTGATACTGATGCCAAGAGCTGTAGCCGTTTGTTTAGTGCCCCAAGATCAACGTTGTTACGAGGAAATTATTAAATTTCGCCGAACAATTTATCAAAATCCCAAGTTAATTGCTTTGGGTATTGAGCAGCATTATCACTTCACAGCCCATGTTACATTAGCCTATTTTGGGGAGGTTTCATCTGACTTAGACCGCACAAGTTTCAGCACAATGCTTTCTGAATTGAATGATCAATGGCTGTTGAATTTACCAGAGTTTTTGATCAATCGCGTCGAATTGCGAAAGTTTGACAACATGACACGCTATTATCGTGAACCAGACTGGCCGATTTTAGATTTTTAA